In the genome of Mercurialis annua linkage group LG8, ddMerAnnu1.2, whole genome shotgun sequence, the window CCTTGTGAATGAGAGGTCCCCCTCTTTACAGCCACTCTTGTCTCATCTCTCAAAACTCCCTTGTAAACCGTCCCAAAACCACCAACACCGAGAACCAAACTTTCGCTGAAGTTATCCGTAGCCTCTTGAATCACAACGAAAGGAAATCGGTACCCAAATTTTGAAGCAGAAAATATGCTAGTCCCATTGGGATACTTACCTTCTCCATTCATCCCAAACTCATTTACTGCCTTGAGACGCGCTAGTCTCTTTCGTCTGCACACCACAAAGAGAACAAAAGcaataacaacaacaacaaacacTCCAACAGCCAATCCAACTATTACAATGACTCTCATCTTCGATGCCGAACTGTCCGCAGAAACGGAATCCGAAACATCAAGACTATCCTTAGAATTGCTTATTTTCATTATCTCCAACCCATTAAGAATCGCATTTGGAAAAGGGGTGTTGATAGAGGGACCAATGCTCACATTTAGCATACCACTACTACTAACCATTGTAATCACATCCCGAACATACGGAACACCTAAAGTCTTGGTTTGATTACGCAGATCAAAGAACTGTACAACTGAAGAGGAACCAACATAAACATTAAAGTAAAACGTTCCAAGAGTTGAACTAAATATATCACAGAAATGGAACCGAACCAGATACTCGAAACCAGGATCGACACTAAACAACCATGTCACATTGGCATTGGTGTTAGGATCATTTTCCGAATTCAATATAGTAGCCGTTCCGTAAACAGAAGCCGGAGCAGAATTCTCCGTCGGCCCGTTCGCCGTAAACTTCACAGCTTTAACATTACTCAAAAACTTTCCTATGTTTCCATGAGTAAGATACTGACCATCATAGCTCCATAATCTCCACAAACTATCATTTTGTGGAAGAACGGTTTGATTCCCCATATTAACCCTCTCAACAGTTTCTAAACCCTTGTTCACTAGACTCAAATGTTTAGCCTGACCACCAATGATGGTGGCACCATTAGGAATAACCTCATCAGGCAGTGAAAAAACTTCCAAAGCATTAACAAAAGCAAATGAATTAGCAAATGGCTTGAAAGTAAGAATTATTCTATTAGAGGTTACATTCAAAGAAAATTCTCTAACTTCAGGATTAGAATTTGGTTTATAATCCTTAATTAAAGTGAAATTTTGAGCTAAAACTGAGAATTTGGCTGTGGTGAGATTGAATTTTGCAGAATTGAAAGGGTAGAAATACAAACGAATCAAAAATCTTCCTGAATCTTGAACTGAAAAAGTATAATCTGAACTTTCATTGAAAATTCTTGCAGTTTGGAACAGAGAATTATCATAAGATGAGACTGGAATTGAATTAGAGCTagaattaactaaatttatgtGCTGACTTGAAACAAGATTTGAATAGAATTGATCAGAAACAAACACACGATTCCCAGCTGAATTATTACTTAATGATCCACAATCAATCAAGTAATTATCTTTAGGATAATACCCTAATGAAGAAACACTAATCAaacataaaactaaaaaaaccaACTTAAAAAAACCTGAACTTTTTATGCTCATCATCACCAAAAATGAACCAACCCagataacaaaatcaaaatctaGCAAGAACCCAACAAGAAAAACTATCAAGAAATCAAAAGGGTACTctcaaaaatgacaaaaaatcaagaacaagaaCAATTAAAAAGTTGAGTAGTAATTCTTTATGATGACGAACTCAACTAATTAAAGTATGTAATAATTAGTATGCAGCAACACGTTGCTCAAAGAAGAAGAGGACTTTGATTAACTAAttaacaaaggatcattttacccccgaacttggcgcaaagtatcaaaaatgtccaaattagcgaaaccggatcacttttaccctgaacttggcaaaaccgtttcaaaaacacccctatgctgatgtggcaccctaattggagagtgagattttaattttactctaattaaccctaattaacttaatctaattaaatatttaaccctaattaatctattttaattaaatctttaatttaaattttaaaaacaataaatttatcGGATTTTTTTTTACACCACCACCGCCGCTATCCGTCTTCCTCCACCTCTACCAACCACCACCCAAAATTCATCA includes:
- the LOC126660855 gene encoding probable receptor-like protein kinase At2g39360 — its product is MMSIKSSGFFKLVFLVLCLISVSSLGYYPKDNYLIDCGSLSNNSAGNRVFVSDQFYSNLVSSQHINLVNSSSNSIPVSSYDNSLFQTARIFNESSDYTFSVQDSGRFLIRLYFYPFNSAKFNLTTAKFSVLAQNFTLIKDYKPNSNPEVREFSLNVTSNRIILTFKPFANSFAFVNALEVFSLPDEVIPNGATIIGGQAKHLSLVNKGLETVERVNMGNQTVLPQNDSLWRLWSYDGQYLTHGNIGKFLSNVKAVKFTANGPTENSAPASVYGTATILNSENDPNTNANVTWLFSVDPGFEYLVRFHFCDIFSSTLGTFYFNVYVGSSSVVQFFDLRNQTKTLGVPYVRDVITMVSSSGMLNVSIGPSINTPFPNAILNGLEIMKISNSKDSLDVSDSVSADSSASKMRVIVIVGLAVGVFVVVVIAFVLFVVCRRKRLARLKAVNEFGMNGEGKYPNGTSIFSASKFGYRFPFVVIQEATDNFSESLVLGVGGFGTVYKGVLRDETRVAVKRGTSHSQGIAEFQTEVEMLSQFRHRHLVSLIGYCDERNEMIIIYEYMENGTVKDHLYGLNHPSLSWKQRLEICIGAAKGLHYLHTGSTRAIIHRDVKSANILLDENFMAKVADFGLSKTGPEIDQSHVSTAVKGSFGYLDPEYLIRQQLTEKSDVYSFGVVMLEVLCGRPVIDPSLPREKVNLIEWALKCQRKEQLKEIVDPRLEGQVNPESLTKFGEIAEKCLAECGIYRPSMGDVLWNLECALQLQLPGNEEQSGVNATQTRQMNHVNSFEASVSNAQVSIGSMGDIAGVSMSKVFAKMVRDEMR